The Hahella sp. HNIBRBA332 genome window below encodes:
- a CDS encoding class I SAM-dependent DNA methyltransferase, translating to MAKRTEKSTANKKQRSFEQTLWDTADKLRGSVESSEYKHVVLSLIFLKFISDKFEERRKELIEEGHGGYVDMVDFYTMKNVFYLPEESRWEFISKNAKQDDIAVKIDTALHTVEKNNKSLRGALPDNYFSRLGLDVSKLAALIDSINNIDTVEDNETDVVGRVYEYFLGKFAATEGKGGGEFYTPKCVVKLIAEMIEPYHGKIYDPCCGKRYIPCLNRTPYMLQW from the coding sequence ATGGCAAAAAGAACCGAAAAAAGCACAGCGAACAAGAAACAGAGAAGTTTCGAGCAAACATTGTGGGACACCGCCGACAAGCTCCGCGGCAGTGTGGAATCGTCTGAATACAAGCACGTGGTGTTGTCTCTGATCTTTCTGAAATTCATCAGCGACAAGTTTGAAGAACGTCGGAAGGAGTTGATTGAGGAAGGCCACGGCGGCTACGTGGACATGGTCGATTTTTACACCATGAAGAATGTGTTCTATCTGCCGGAGGAGTCCCGCTGGGAGTTTATCAGCAAGAACGCCAAGCAGGATGACATTGCCGTCAAGATCGACACGGCCCTGCATACCGTGGAAAAGAACAATAAGTCCCTGCGCGGCGCGCTGCCGGATAACTATTTCTCCCGCCTGGGGCTGGATGTCAGCAAGCTGGCTGCCCTGATCGATTCCATCAATAACATCGACACAGTGGAAGACAATGAAACAGACGTGGTCGGGCGCGTTTACGAATACTTCCTGGGCAAATTCGCGGCGACCGAAGGCAAAGGCGGGGGCGAATTTTATACTCCCAAGTGCGTGGTCAAGCTGATCGCCGAAATGATCGAACCCTACCATGGCAAAATCTACGACCCTTGTTGCGGCAAACGTTACATACCATGTCTTAATCGCACACCATACATGCTTCAATGGTGA